From a single Rutidosis leptorrhynchoides isolate AG116_Rl617_1_P2 chromosome 5, CSIRO_AGI_Rlap_v1, whole genome shotgun sequence genomic region:
- the LOC139846916 gene encoding mitochondrial uncoupling protein 4-like gives MGAKGFVEGGIASIVAGCSTHPLDLIKVRMQLQGESPNPNLRPAFAYNVGSATAITHQMPAPAPVTVARSGPVSVGVKIFQTEGAAALFSGISATVLRQTLYSTTRMGLYEIFREKWTDQTTGTFSLTRKITAGLLAGGIGAAVGNPADVAMVRMQADGRLPISQRRNYKGVGDAITSMVKNEGITSLWRGSSLTVNRAMIVTASQLASYDQFKEMIINKGVMSDGLGLHVTASFAAGFVASVASNPVDVIKTRVMNMRVVEGVEPPYKGAIDCAVKTVKAEGPMALYKGFIPTISRQGPFTVVLFVTLEQVRKLLKDF, from the coding sequence ATGGGTGCTAAAGGTTTTGTTGAAGGTGGTATCGCTTCAATTGTTGCAGGCTGTTCAACTCACCCGTTAGATCTAATCAAAGTTCGTATGCAACTACAAGGCGAATCACCTAACCCTAACCTTCGCCCTGCTTTTGCTTACAACGTCGGCTCCGCAACTGCCATAACTCACCAGATGCCTGCTCCTGCACCGGTAACGGTGGCGAGGTCCGGACCGGTTTCTGTTGGTGTGAAGATTTTTCAAACCGAAGGTGCTGCCGCCTTATTTTCCGGCATATCCGCCACCGTTCTCCGGCAGACGTTGTACTCTACAACCAGAATGGGACTGTACGAAATATTCCGTGAAAAATGGACTGATCAGACCACTGGAACGTTTTCTCTGACTCGCAAAATCACTGCTGGATTATTGGCCGGTGGAATTGGCGCCGCCGTCGGAAACCCGGCGGACGTGGCAATGGTGAGAATGCAAGCCGACGGTAGGCTTCCGATTAGTCAACGCCGGAACTACAAAGGTGTCGGTGACGCAATCACTTCAATGGTGAAAAATGAAGGAATCACTAGCCTGTGGCGCGGTTCATCTCTAACGGTGAACCGTGCGATGATCGTAACAGCTTCGCAGTTAGCATCGTACGATCAGTTCAAGGAAATGATAATCAACAAAGGTGTTATGAGTGATGGATTAGGTTTACATGTGACTGCGAGTTTCGCTGCGGGATTTGTGGCGTCAGTTGCATCAAATCCGGTGGACGTGATTAAGACACGTGTGATGAATATGAGGGTGGTGGAAGGTGTAGAACCGCCGTATAAAGGGGCAATTGATTGTGCCGTGAAAACTGTTAAGGCGGAAGGGCCCATGGCTCTTTATAAGGGTTTCATACCCACAATTTCAAGACAAGGACCTTTTACTGTGGTCCTGTTTGTGACACTTGAACAAGTACGCAAGTTGCTTAAAGATTTTTAA